The Leptidea sinapis chromosome 6, ilLepSina1.1, whole genome shotgun sequence genome segment acaaaaggagtgtaaactATGGAGAGAAGACATTTAACGGAGGTTGGGCGGGTGACTTCAGCGGGTATATAATTGTGCAGAGAAGATTGCATTAAGggacaactaaagaataaatgatccatgtTTCCCTCATCAAGGCCACAATCACATAGAGAATGATCCCTAATTCTAAGTTTAGCTAGAAAGACTGGAGTGCAGGCATGGTTTAAACATAAGCAGCATATAgttgagattattgttttattatgaatcctacattttgagaaccaaggtttttgaggaataaacaggccaggaatattagtttagtgtgtgtgacaagctacgacttACAGTCGCAATTGTATATggatttctcaaaatagagtttttttttatggaataggaggacaaacgagtgtatgggtcacctggtgttaagtgatcaacgccgcccacattcttctgcaacaccagaggaatcacaggagcgttgccggcctttaaggaagttgtacgcgcttattttgaaggcacccatgtcatatcgttccggaaacactgcacagggaagctcattccacagctttgtagtatgtggaagaaagctccttgaaaaccgcactgtggaggaccgccacacatccagatggtggggatgatatcctaatttatggcgtgttgtgcgaatgtggaattcggcggcaggaatcaggtgaaacagctcttcggagctgttaggttagttctaaaatcaattttgttctacattttcacagctgtcatagtccatCTAGACACATAAATGGTCTAAGGGTTAAAGTAATAAGCAAATGTgcataagttattttaaatctctttttaatatacaatattgtgctaTCAtttgtggagtagtaggatttacgacagagccattttttaataaaactattaaatttatttttatttatttcccaaCTGTAGGCATGAGGGGTATAAGTGTGACCGATACGTGTATAAGTGTGGAGATGACcctattttcaaattaaatatattaataatgattaatatatattaataatgattaatatatatatattacgattaatatattaaaatttgggATTTATTCTGCGCGTCAGTAAACCTTTCTCAgacataaaatgtattaaaatactatattatgctTACGTTAGAAGTATTCTTGAATATTGCAGCAATATATGGAACCCACGATACATAACACATGTCCAAgaaattgaaaacaataaagcaaaatttttaaaacatatcaaCTATCGCGCACAACACAATTATGTGGACTACCCCGAATCTTGCAGGTTTCACAATATGATGACACTTGAGGACAGGCGCAAGGTTCTGGATCTCTCTTTCCTTCATAACATAGTTCATGGTAGGATCGACAGTACAGAGCTAACTGAACTATTCATACAATTACGAGTGCCGTCAGCTCGCACTAGACACACGCCTCTATTCCAAGTCCCGCTGAGtcatactaattattatgaaaattcggtaatctgtcgcactctatgcaactataataagcaattcaacagtactgaactttttaataacagtaaaggctgctttaaaaggagtgttagtaaaaatctaaaggaaggttaaatttagagtaattcacaaacacacacacacacacacacacacacacacacacacacacacatgcacacacacgtactctcaccaaaccccacacgcacaaatatcatgtctttttataaatattgtaaatctattattagatgtaagtcctacaaaatagtattattataacctattttaagttctgtggattttgtgatgttttaaataaataaaataaataaataaatatatcatgttCCCTTGCTGGTACACAACACACGCTACTGAAAAATCTAAAACTGTGTGTTATACATACCAAAAGCAATATTTTACTAATCTGACATGTTGAGTAGcagtaaacattattattattagctgatGATATGGTTTTGCTCATCCCCTTGATAAAAGGCCTGCGAAAACTCATCACAATATGTGAAAGAGCATAATCTtacatataatgtaaataaaacagaaatgaTAATATTTAGATCGGGAGAGGTGCCTCAGAATATCCCCTGTAGTTTGCATTAACTGACAATCTGTCTAGATAGTGGACAGCTTCAAGTACCTTGGCCACATTGTTACGTCCTTAGGGCTCTTTGTGTGGTGGGCAATATGATTGCGAGAAAGTTTAACTGGTCAGCACCTTGTGTGAATTACTCTCTTCAAGTCATTCTGCCAGTCGTTTTACACGGGTCAGCTTTGGGCTAATTATTCCAAGAAGTCGCATGATGGCATACGAGTCACCTACAATAACATGAACGCGGAGGCCAGGGTTGATTCGTTTAATTCTATTCAGCGTAAAGGAATTGCATCTTTCATGTCCAGGGTTGAGATGTGTAATAACGGCATTATCAGGAGTCTGTCTGACAGGCTATCAGCAATGTATTGATGCTGGGTGGATATTGCAACCtagtttctatttgtaatttatatttttgactttattttaattatatattttattctgtgTCTGTACTATGTAACAAGGGTgtgaaataaactattattattatttattataaaaggagTGAATAAAGGAATTAACATACCTCAATACAGTTCTTCATTCCAGCTTTTTGTATAGAAACCTCTGCCAGCCTATTTTCTGTTTTAATTGACACAAATTTTAACTCATTTAATTCAGAGTTATTCAAGTCTTCAACAGAAAGAGACTTCTTTTTCTGTTTGGGGGGTTTATCAGATTTGATACTCTCCCTCTTCCTTTTATTCAAGGCTTGTGATAACCGTGAATTTAACTTTTCTTTGATAGAACGACattcttctttatttattatgtcaGTGATAACATTTTCATTTGCTGAAGTGTTGAATTGCTTATCAACTTTAGATTTCTTTTGGGTGTCTTCTGCCATTGCATTCTTTGAGGAATCGGTAACATGTGCAGTTTTGACATTTTGCGGTATCATAGACCCATCTACATCACTGAGCCGCCTTGGACTCATGCAACTGCTGGAGTATGAACTCGAGGAATGTCGGCGATATATTATTGAATCATCTGCACTTTGATTCTCAAAGTCTTCACTAACTGAAGGTGACATTACTGAACTGCTCAGTGAAGTTCTTTGTTTCCCACTAAGAATCCTTCTGGCTTCGCCATCTTCAAGTTTGATCTCTTTTTTCCGTTCTCTAAACTTCATTTCTTTACCTTCAGGTGTAGAactctgtaatttttttataaattcagCTTTTGTCTTGACGTTTTTTTTTCCTTTGGGTGCTTCTGGTGTTAGCTGATATATCATGTTTACTGCACCTTCATCCATTAACAATTTATCAACTTCTGATAACCTTTTATTTTGCTTACTATTTCTCGGAGATGGTTTTTTCCATTGTAACTTAGATGTTGGGCTTTTTGATTTGGTTCTTTGCTGAAGTAGTTCTGGTTTAACTTTTTTTGTTGGGTGTTCTTTAATAATGTATTGGTCTCTACTTTTTGATATTGTTTTTGATTTTGTAAATGTATCAGGATTATCTGGGTCAAAAATAACCTTTTTCTTTATAACCCTGCCTAATCTACGAGGTGGACCCTCATCCTCACTCTTCACATGTGTGGCTGATTCATCTTCCATACTGGAATCTACTGATGGTCGAACTGTGGATTCTTGTGTGTTCTGTTCTTTTTTTGCAACATCTTTATTGATATCTTTCACCAGTTTATCTGTGGTGACATGTGTTTTATCATTTGTATCAGCTTCATCATCATCCCAATCCATTACTAAAGCAGTTACAATACTCTTCTCTTCTTGTCTTTGCTCTGGGACAACAACTTTCTCTTTTTCATGAAGATTGTCTGCATCAATACTATTTTTGGATGTAGCATTCCCTTTGGCATCAATTTCATTCCTTTTCTGTTTTGACTTTTGGTctgtttcttttttctttataagACTTGTTTTTACATCTATAATTTTCATCAATTCCTTTTGTgttgtcctcctttttcttatttttttgagCATACTGATTTGTTCCAGAGcttttttattaactatttcaGTTAATTCATCAGGTTTGAATTTAGGAGAAGATTGTTCCACATTTTTACCTTCTAATATATCTAGCAACTCTTCTTTATTAAATACTTCTACATTTTTTTCACTGTTGTTATTTTCTGAATTATCTATAATAACATCAGATGATGTTAAGACCTCACTTAGTTCAATATTCTGACC includes the following:
- the LOC126964969 gene encoding golgin subfamily A member 6-like protein 22, giving the protein MEVVDSHTSLNAGTDDDRTTVAEDFTADVDTDVCHKPNGVNCVVINEVSDDLACDKNNISEMVVTTDAETTQECEVLESSDVKTEVNKTVPLLDQQKSNDIHKSEKEKPEMIQKEDIHKLDDNVSSSKVNVLPNITRSSKPSENTTELSDEIEDMDSSIVPDVSPKENTSVPESSVILQSTEPTTLDEEVHFETEVLIEENGNDLDENAADSSHINEEVKSSANNILGELGQNIELSEVLTSSDVIIDNSENNNSEKNVEVFNKEELLDILEGKNVEQSSPKFKPDELTEIVNKKALEQISMLKKIRKRRTTQKELMKIIDVKTSLIKKKETDQKSKQKRNEIDAKGNATSKNSIDADNLHEKEKVVVPEQRQEEKSIVTALVMDWDDDEADTNDKTHVTTDKLVKDINKDVAKKEQNTQESTVRPSVDSSMEDESATHVKSEDEGPPRRLGRVIKKKVIFDPDNPDTFTKSKTISKSRDQYIIKEHPTKKVKPELLQQRTKSKSPTSKLQWKKPSPRNSKQNKRLSEVDKLLMDEGAVNMIYQLTPEAPKGKKNVKTKAEFIKKLQSSTPEGKEMKFRERKKEIKLEDGEARRILSGKQRTSLSSSVMSPSVSEDFENQSADDSIIYRRHSSSSYSSSCMSPRRLSDVDGSMIPQNVKTAHVTDSSKNAMAEDTQKKSKVDKQFNTSANENVITDIINKEECRSIKEKLNSRLSQALNKRKRESIKSDKPPKQKKKSLSVEDLNNSELNELKFVSIKTENRLAEVSIQKAGMKNCIETLKELEKALKQIDADPEIAVTLLSCQCGTLCSSIDMSVLLEENKEVRRNNAHDLANSVSSLMGAVSRHSKLVCAGVEGACYGPALGVVALGDVVLASEGATFSMSPTKLVLPGAAALTAPRSALPQQLVNDLVLFGRSISASEALAAGLISRMLWPDRVDEQARTIVRDIAQQTTQSILLKKRLINLNKSKATEETFQTSLESERDLLVEYWTSVEVQELLRAALVDSA